A genomic window from Pseudoalteromonas piratica includes:
- a CDS encoding methyl-accepting chemotaxis protein, which produces MFQAIKIKTKLQLLIGVAVVSMAALTLLNVYIAGKKQVLVDATEDLIATERAVADTLRIEVKFLEKPAPEFRQELVDRVDEAKIALNKLQQKLASFDVNSNALNDTQRNLTALQQDFVKLDELYKEYGYNQNAGLRKELRGAVHKLEEQAKQINRLDVSVMVLQLRRSEKDFIMRGDKKYIARINKTVDELEKLLFASNERGLVTLLKQYQNAFLKASERYLAIGFNQSTGLKNDVSETEDKLKQTLQLLGEELTAIQEEVYSDAKAQQIASSLILAFALVGFLFTIIRSITTSIDSVITDIDRIAHSGDLSIKVRKHGQDELAMLADSVNGLMGKFLSVLQTIQHSVEIVNTESTRVAQVVESSGQQLMKQKSEVETVASAVTEMGAVAHDIAINAETTSNRVDTVSQNATTGQGQIEATVEQMTVLSNQLVDSAEQVNLLREKSNAINAVMEVIRGIAEQTNLLALNAAIEAARAGEQGRGFAVVADEVRSLAVKTQESTQEITQIITDLQSSTANIVESIELCKSQGLQTAEQTDKAGQAFAEIIADIQEISEMTSTIAVAVEQQSTVAQEINQNIVQISDYADELADSSVANAEASHQVSHQADELDNAIKWFKI; this is translated from the coding sequence ATGTTTCAAGCCATAAAAATCAAAACTAAGTTGCAACTCTTAATCGGGGTCGCAGTGGTTTCAATGGCTGCTCTCACGTTATTAAATGTTTACATTGCAGGGAAGAAGCAAGTATTAGTGGATGCTACAGAAGATTTAATTGCTACTGAGCGGGCTGTTGCAGATACATTGCGTATTGAGGTTAAGTTTTTAGAAAAACCAGCACCTGAGTTCCGACAAGAATTGGTCGATCGTGTCGATGAGGCCAAAATTGCACTCAATAAATTACAACAAAAATTAGCTAGCTTTGATGTTAATTCTAATGCGCTTAATGATACGCAACGAAATTTAACTGCTTTACAGCAAGATTTCGTAAAGTTAGATGAATTATATAAAGAGTATGGATATAACCAAAACGCAGGCTTACGAAAAGAGTTGCGAGGCGCGGTCCACAAGTTAGAGGAGCAAGCAAAGCAAATCAATCGCCTTGATGTGAGCGTGATGGTATTGCAGCTTCGCCGCAGTGAGAAAGACTTTATTATGCGTGGTGATAAAAAATATATTGCGCGTATCAATAAAACAGTTGATGAACTGGAAAAACTCTTATTTGCAAGTAATGAAAGAGGGTTAGTAACGTTACTAAAACAGTATCAAAATGCATTTTTGAAAGCATCAGAACGTTACTTAGCGATCGGCTTTAATCAATCTACCGGCTTAAAGAACGATGTTTCTGAAACCGAAGATAAATTGAAGCAAACATTACAATTGCTTGGCGAAGAACTAACAGCCATTCAAGAAGAAGTGTATTCAGATGCTAAAGCACAACAAATTGCATCAAGTCTAATTTTGGCATTTGCACTAGTAGGCTTCTTATTTACGATTATTCGTTCAATAACGACTTCCATTGATAGTGTTATTACAGATATTGACCGTATTGCACACTCAGGCGATCTCTCTATTAAAGTGCGAAAGCATGGTCAAGACGAGTTGGCAATGTTAGCTGATAGTGTAAATGGGCTAATGGGGAAATTCTTATCTGTACTGCAAACGATTCAACATTCTGTTGAAATTGTTAATACTGAATCGACACGTGTTGCTCAAGTTGTTGAATCAAGTGGTCAGCAATTAATGAAGCAAAAATCAGAAGTAGAAACAGTTGCTAGCGCCGTTACAGAGATGGGCGCAGTAGCACATGATATTGCGATTAATGCTGAGACAACCTCTAATCGTGTTGATACCGTTTCGCAAAATGCGACTACAGGTCAAGGTCAAATTGAAGCCACTGTTGAGCAGATGACAGTACTCAGTAATCAGCTGGTGGATTCAGCTGAACAGGTGAACTTATTACGCGAAAAGAGTAATGCAATTAATGCTGTTATGGAGGTAATCCGCGGTATTGCTGAGCAAACTAACTTATTGGCATTAAATGCGGCGATTGAAGCTGCTCGTGCAGGTGAACAAGGGCGAGGTTTTGCGGTAGTAGCTGATGAAGTGCGTTCACTTGCAGTCAAAACACAAGAATCAACTCAAGAAATTACTCAGATTATTACTGATCTACAGTCTAGCACTGCGAATATTGTAGAGAGTATTGAGCTGTGTAAATCTCAAGGGTTACAAACAGCAGAGCAAACCGATAAAGCTGGGCAAGCATTTGCTGAAATCATTGCCGATATTCAAGAGATTTCTGAAATGACATCAACGATAGCTGTTGCCGTTGAGCAACAATCGACCGTGGCTCAAGAGATCAATCAAAATATCGTACAAATCAGTGATTATGCAGATGAGTTAGCTGATAGTTCTGTTGCCAATGCTGAAGCATCACACCAGGTATCGCACCAAGCCGACGAACTTGATAACGCGATTAAGTGGTTTAAAATTTAA
- a CDS encoding oxygen-binding di-iron domain-containing protein, giving the protein MKSTDLYQGKHHKWLVFGRDQGKSEKIIDTNQYMIVTSQQTMLLDPGGIELFSAMLAGILSHTELEKVTTLFASHQDPDIISSLGLWDKTIPNAKLYAPWLWEGFIRHFGMDNIEYKAIPDEGQELRLDSVTFRFIPAHFLHSSGNFHVYDPEAKILMSGDIGAALEEPDAPMFVEDFASHADKMRYFHQRWMPSNSAKKNWIARVRELDIEMMAPQHGRIFKGEAVQEFLEWFDNLEVGIVNS; this is encoded by the coding sequence ATGAAATCGACCGATTTGTATCAGGGTAAGCATCATAAGTGGCTCGTTTTTGGCCGAGATCAGGGGAAATCAGAGAAGATTATCGATACCAATCAATATATGATTGTCACCAGTCAGCAAACAATGTTGTTAGACCCAGGAGGAATCGAGCTATTTTCGGCAATGTTAGCAGGTATTTTAAGCCATACAGAGCTTGAAAAAGTCACCACATTATTTGCATCACACCAAGATCCAGACATTATTTCTTCTCTTGGTTTGTGGGATAAAACCATACCAAATGCCAAATTGTATGCTCCTTGGCTCTGGGAGGGATTTATTCGTCACTTCGGTATGGATAACATTGAGTACAAAGCTATTCCCGATGAAGGGCAAGAGTTACGTTTGGACTCTGTGACCTTTCGCTTTATTCCAGCCCATTTCTTACACTCGTCTGGCAATTTTCATGTCTACGATCCTGAAGCCAAGATCTTAATGAGTGGTGATATTGGTGCGGCATTAGAAGAGCCTGATGCCCCTATGTTTGTCGAAGATTTTGCAAGCCATGCGGATAAAATGCGATATTTTCATCAACGTTGGATGCCCTCTAATAGCGCAAAGAAAAACTGGATTGCGCGAGTTCGCGAACTTGATATTGAAATGATGGCTCCTCAACATGGTCGCATTTTTAAAGGTGAGGCTGTACAAGAGTTTCTTGAGTGGTTTGACAACTTAGAAGTTGGTATAGTCAACTCGTAA
- a CDS encoding DMT family transporter, with product MSWLFLLLASFAWVLFDICRKRLVETHHPLFVGLIFSLMTLPIYLTYWFVSDAQFPKESSYFGLASISGVLAAIGAVSFIAALGRGRFSLLVPVLSLTPLVAAIINALLFSVVLSWLAYLLIAVCVFATFQLLGNGFRVTEPGAGLMLLTTLSWGACICIDQYALQFTHVSFHALWVNIVMVCILSIALLFNRTAVEFPKVYNRFWLFGLIGFSAAVLLQFNALRFLDASTVEAVKRAISILSAMLIGRIIFGEHLARHHYFFGVVIILSVLAFSQLN from the coding sequence TTGTCTTGGTTGTTTTTGTTGTTAGCAAGTTTCGCATGGGTACTCTTTGATATTTGCCGAAAGCGGTTAGTTGAAACGCATCATCCTTTGTTTGTTGGCCTAATATTTAGTCTTATGACCTTGCCAATTTACTTAACGTATTGGTTTGTTTCTGACGCACAATTTCCTAAAGAAAGCAGTTATTTCGGTTTAGCGAGTATCAGCGGCGTATTGGCTGCAATCGGTGCCGTGTCGTTTATTGCGGCGCTTGGTCGTGGGCGCTTCTCTTTGCTAGTACCTGTTTTGTCGCTTACGCCGTTAGTTGCAGCGATTATTAATGCATTGCTTTTTTCGGTAGTACTTTCTTGGTTAGCATATTTATTAATTGCTGTCTGTGTTTTTGCTACCTTCCAATTGCTTGGTAATGGCTTTAGGGTAACGGAGCCTGGTGCAGGCTTGATGTTGTTAACTACATTAAGTTGGGGGGCGTGTATTTGTATCGATCAATATGCTTTGCAGTTTACGCATGTTAGTTTTCATGCACTTTGGGTTAATATTGTGATGGTATGCATATTATCAATAGCACTTTTATTTAACCGTACCGCTGTTGAATTTCCTAAAGTATATAATCGCTTCTGGCTGTTTGGGTTAATAGGCTTTTCAGCTGCGGTTTTGCTGCAATTTAATGCTTTAAGATTTCTAGATGCGAGTACTGTTGAGGCAGTAAAACGCGCGATCAGCATTTTATCTGCAATGCTCATTGGTCGTATTATTTTCGGAGAACATTTGGCACGACACCATTATTTTTTTGGGGTGGTTATCATTTTATCTGTGCTGGCATTTAGTCAATTAAATTAA
- a CDS encoding M48 family metallopeptidase has translation MKNFFQQQAENRRASALLVCLFCLAVALIVVIAQWFFGLIFDARIASNLNLILYRGWDVFREQNPYQWHLPSAVITFSLIAITGIYKYRQLRVGGGQIAKQLGATRVQPNTFHPLEKQLLNVVEEMAIAARTTVPSVYIQLHQSQVNAFAAGHTNHNAVISVTRGALEKLTRDELQAVVAHEFSHIVNGDIKLNNRLVAATFAISFIGLLGEWILQHAATSRRGRNNSSGFELVAAIILISYGYIGTLLADFIKAAICRRREYLADANACQFNRNPEALANALKVAAGLRLPHRNAHYHQYSHLFFNQTRTPWVSSFSTHPPIIKRIQKLQPSFKAPTDGFKERTNVANYQAMQLTATREYFSENTIPIIKPSVRANTDHLSAKLSQLVHDPYSCFTLIPMLLLSDDFELRSNQLNNLLSSQYVDAFTLDIAEAELAKLCNKQRFELIELAAPSIDCLPRKQKDELANLCWQIILMVDNKQINLPLNHQLLVWLYLEIILMQTTRAKNKLLLKTRNTKQLIQAWRYFVSLVAIIGHNDIQDQQHAFVATCQQFNMKGLTALPITQFDSQSAHQMLAALISLPVKNRNAFLQAIEFTANWDNEINEAEQTMLYSFALLLDLPSAVTD, from the coding sequence GCGTGCCAGTGCATTATTGGTATGCCTTTTCTGCCTTGCAGTGGCCTTAATAGTTGTTATCGCTCAATGGTTTTTTGGCCTTATTTTTGATGCCCGTATTGCAAGCAATCTTAATCTTATTTTATATCGCGGTTGGGATGTATTCCGTGAACAAAACCCCTATCAGTGGCATCTCCCTTCAGCTGTTATTACATTTAGTTTAATTGCAATTACAGGTATTTATAAATACCGGCAGCTACGCGTTGGTGGTGGACAAATTGCCAAGCAATTAGGTGCCACACGGGTACAACCCAACACCTTTCATCCACTGGAGAAGCAACTGCTTAACGTTGTAGAAGAGATGGCAATTGCGGCTCGCACAACGGTGCCTAGCGTTTATATTCAATTGCATCAAAGCCAAGTGAATGCCTTTGCCGCAGGACATACCAACCATAACGCGGTTATTTCGGTTACACGTGGCGCACTTGAGAAACTCACCCGAGATGAACTTCAAGCTGTAGTTGCCCATGAATTTAGCCATATAGTGAATGGCGACATAAAATTAAATAACCGCTTAGTTGCCGCAACATTTGCAATTAGCTTTATTGGCTTACTGGGAGAATGGATTTTACAACACGCCGCAACATCTAGGCGTGGAAGAAACAATTCTTCGGGGTTTGAACTGGTTGCGGCTATCATATTGATTAGCTATGGCTATATTGGCACTTTGCTCGCAGATTTTATTAAAGCGGCAATCTGCCGTAGGCGTGAATACTTAGCTGACGCTAATGCCTGTCAATTTAATCGTAACCCTGAAGCGCTCGCTAATGCACTAAAAGTGGCTGCTGGATTACGTTTACCGCACCGAAACGCACATTATCACCAATATAGTCATTTGTTTTTTAATCAAACAAGAACGCCATGGGTCAGCTCTTTTTCAACACACCCACCAATTATTAAACGAATTCAAAAGCTTCAACCTAGTTTTAAAGCCCCTACAGATGGTTTTAAAGAACGCACAAATGTTGCCAATTACCAAGCGATGCAACTCACAGCAACACGCGAATATTTCAGCGAAAATACGATACCTATTATAAAACCGTCTGTACGTGCAAATACTGACCATTTATCAGCCAAATTATCGCAATTGGTGCATGACCCATACTCATGTTTTACGCTAATACCGATGCTTTTACTCAGTGATGATTTTGAACTACGTAGCAACCAACTGAACAATTTACTTTCGTCTCAATATGTCGATGCCTTTACCCTCGATATTGCTGAGGCTGAACTAGCTAAGCTATGCAATAAACAGCGGTTTGAACTGATTGAACTTGCAGCACCCAGCATTGATTGCTTACCAAGAAAGCAAAAAGACGAACTCGCTAATTTGTGTTGGCAAATAATATTAATGGTAGATAACAAACAAATAAATCTGCCACTTAATCATCAGCTGTTAGTTTGGCTTTATTTAGAAATCATCTTAATGCAAACCACTCGCGCCAAAAATAAATTGCTGTTAAAAACACGTAATACCAAGCAGTTAATCCAAGCTTGGCGTTATTTTGTCAGCTTAGTCGCAATAATTGGTCACAATGACATTCAAGATCAACAACATGCTTTTGTCGCTACTTGCCAACAATTCAATATGAAAGGGCTCACTGCTCTGCCTATTACACAATTTGATAGCCAATCTGCACATCAAATGTTAGCGGCCTTGATTAGTTTGCCTGTTAAAAATCGCAATGCATTTTTGCAAGCAATTGAATTTACAGCAAACTGGGATAATGAAATAAATGAGGCTGAGCAAACCATGTTGTATAGTTTTGCGCTACTACTTGATTTGCCTAGCGCTGTAACAGATTAA
- a CDS encoding SDR family oxidoreductase: protein MSKHVVVTGANRGIGLAFVKQYISEGFKVTAVVRNASDELIASGANVISGIDVVNADDITTLKKALAGQQVDILINNAGVFKNESLADMDFASIEEQINVNAIAPIRVTHALQDNLIAGSKVAMITSRMGSIEDNGSGAYIGYRMSKAALNAASKSIAIELAARDISLAILHPGFVQTAMVGFAGDISPEVAASRLIERIYELNLSNTGTFWHSNGEVLPW, encoded by the coding sequence ATGTCAAAACACGTTGTGGTGACAGGGGCTAATAGAGGAATTGGACTTGCCTTTGTAAAACAGTATATTTCTGAAGGTTTTAAAGTAACGGCTGTCGTTCGAAACGCCAGTGATGAGCTTATCGCAAGTGGTGCAAACGTGATTAGTGGTATTGATGTTGTTAATGCTGACGATATTACCACCTTAAAGAAAGCCTTAGCAGGTCAGCAGGTCGATATTTTAATTAATAACGCCGGTGTGTTTAAAAATGAAAGCCTTGCTGATATGGACTTTGCAAGTATTGAAGAGCAAATCAATGTTAATGCCATTGCCCCGATTCGCGTCACACATGCGCTGCAAGATAATTTAATTGCTGGCAGTAAAGTAGCAATGATTACAAGTCGAATGGGATCCATAGAAGATAATGGCTCCGGTGCATATATTGGCTATCGTATGTCGAAAGCGGCACTTAATGCAGCCAGTAAAAGTATCGCAATTGAACTTGCTGCGCGCGATATTAGCTTAGCAATTTTGCATCCGGGCTTTGTCCAAACGGCCATGGTAGGCTTTGCTGGTGATATCTCGCCAGAAGTGGCGGCTAGTCGCTTAATTGAACGCATTTATGAACTTAACCTCAGTAATACCGGCACATTTTGGCACTCGAATGGTGAGGTTTTACCTTGGTAG
- a CDS encoding VOC family protein yields the protein MASYTKHQAGTFCWTELCSQDWASAKAFYTSLFDWTFDDQPIGEDLFYTMLQLNGKDIGAMYQMEKERIDNKVPSHWLNYIAVDSVDETLAKAIQAGAEVIAGPHDVMDAGRMAMFFEPNGAMFAIWQGNKHCGSLIKNEPRSVCWNELASKDAAASREFYSSVFGWQYKIEDMDGMPYTIFTVGDEQVAGMLEMNEEWGDMPAHWMTYFQVDNCDATLAQVTELGGTVCVPATDIPNVGRFSVITDPQGGFFSVIEV from the coding sequence ATGGCAAGTTATACCAAACATCAAGCCGGCACATTTTGTTGGACAGAGTTATGCTCACAAGACTGGGCATCTGCTAAGGCATTTTATACTTCATTGTTTGATTGGACCTTTGACGATCAGCCAATCGGGGAAGATTTGTTTTATACCATGCTGCAGTTAAACGGTAAGGATATCGGTGCCATGTATCAAATGGAAAAAGAACGCATTGATAATAAAGTACCCAGCCACTGGTTAAACTACATTGCTGTTGACAGTGTTGATGAAACATTAGCAAAGGCAATACAAGCTGGTGCTGAAGTGATTGCAGGTCCTCATGATGTAATGGATGCAGGCCGCATGGCTATGTTCTTCGAGCCAAATGGCGCAATGTTTGCGATATGGCAAGGAAACAAGCATTGTGGCTCGCTAATTAAAAATGAACCGCGCAGCGTTTGCTGGAACGAACTTGCTTCTAAAGATGCTGCGGCCAGTCGCGAGTTTTATTCATCTGTTTTTGGTTGGCAGTACAAGATTGAAGATATGGATGGCATGCCTTACACCATTTTTACTGTTGGTGATGAGCAAGTTGCGGGCATGCTTGAAATGAATGAGGAGTGGGGCGATATGCCGGCTCACTGGATGACGTATTTCCAAGTTGATAACTGCGATGCGACTTTAGCACAAGTTACTGAACTTGGCGGCACCGTGTGCGTACCTGCAACTGATATTCCGAATGTCGGTCGTTTTAGTGTGATTACCGATCCCCAAGGGGGCTTTTTCTCGGTAATTGAGGTATAG
- a CDS encoding LON peptidase substrate-binding domain-containing protein, with translation MNLPVFPLPIFLLPDGVTRLRIFEPRYLKMVSIACQQNGFVLCVFDHNAELNVPAWGAWVDIINFSQEGELLNIDIKAKSLVSIENVTMDDDQLRFADCTEIPHWPPQDLLPHHTLLAEKLMHVYEEYPDQAALYPEPKFDDINWVCARFLEILPLSFEKKQLFTKEDSFANAEDFLKVIILGQ, from the coding sequence ATGAATTTACCAGTATTTCCATTACCAATCTTTTTGCTACCTGATGGTGTAACACGGCTGCGTATTTTTGAGCCGCGCTATCTTAAAATGGTGTCAATTGCCTGCCAGCAGAATGGTTTTGTGTTATGCGTATTTGATCACAACGCTGAATTAAATGTACCAGCCTGGGGAGCCTGGGTAGACATTATAAATTTCAGTCAGGAAGGCGAGTTGTTAAACATTGATATCAAGGCGAAAAGCTTAGTTAGTATAGAAAATGTAACTATGGACGATGATCAACTTCGATTTGCTGATTGCACTGAAATACCTCATTGGCCACCGCAAGACTTGTTGCCTCATCACACCTTGCTTGCCGAAAAACTAATGCATGTTTACGAAGAATACCCAGACCAAGCTGCTCTTTACCCAGAGCCTAAATTTGATGATATTAACTGGGTATGTGCTCGCTTTTTAGAAATATTGCCACTGTCGTTTGAGAAAAAACAGTTATTCACTAAAGAAGATAGCTTCGCAAATGCTGAGGATTTTTTAAAAGTGATTATTTTAGGTCAATAA